A window from Ardenticatena maritima encodes these proteins:
- the murI gene encoding glutamate racemase has protein sequence MTNPGGPIGMFDSGIGGGTVLRHVHRLLPNEDILYLADQAHVPYGPRPREEIRRLSQAATEWLLAHGAKIIVVACNTASAAALRWLRREYPHVPFVGMVPAVKPAARHSKSGVVGLMATPATMQGELLQEVVQEWAQGVQLVQQICHGLVEHIERGELDSPATIALLQQYLTPMLEANADHIVLGCTHYPYLEDVIQRIVGPNITLVDAGEAVARQVARVLDEQMLHHPDRTRQGTLTYATTGDPHHLAALLERLHLPRGNVQAATYIVPLA, from the coding sequence ATGACCAATCCAGGCGGACCGATCGGCATGTTTGACAGCGGGATTGGCGGCGGGACTGTCCTGCGCCACGTGCACCGCCTCTTGCCCAATGAAGATATCCTCTACCTCGCCGACCAGGCGCATGTCCCGTATGGGCCACGCCCGCGCGAAGAAATCCGCCGGCTCTCGCAAGCCGCAACCGAATGGCTTTTGGCGCATGGTGCGAAGATCATCGTCGTCGCATGCAACACCGCCAGCGCCGCGGCATTGCGCTGGCTACGCCGCGAGTATCCTCACGTTCCCTTTGTCGGTATGGTGCCCGCCGTCAAGCCAGCGGCGCGCCACAGTAAAAGCGGTGTGGTGGGGCTCATGGCAACTCCCGCCACCATGCAGGGCGAATTGCTTCAAGAAGTTGTGCAAGAATGGGCGCAAGGTGTGCAGTTAGTGCAACAAATTTGCCACGGGCTTGTTGAACACATCGAACGCGGCGAACTCGACAGCCCAGCAACCATTGCGCTGCTTCAACAATACCTCACCCCCATGCTCGAAGCCAACGCCGACCACATCGTCCTTGGGTGCACCCACTACCCCTACCTGGAAGACGTTATCCAGCGCATCGTCGGTCCCAACATCACACTTGTAGATGCCGGCGAAGCCGTTGCCCGCCAAGTCGCACGTGTGCTCGACGAACAGATGCTCCATCACCCAGACCGCACTCGTCAGGGCACGCTCACCTACGCCACAACAGGCGACCCCCACCATCTCGCCGCGCTTCTCGAACGCTTGCACCTTCCCCGCGGCAACGTGCAAGCGGCAACATACATCGTCCCCTTGGCGTAA